The genomic DNA AGCTAATCCGATTCATAGAGAAACATGGGAAAAACACCAGCGAGGGAAATCAACCGCTATGTCGCCTCTGGCTGGGAGAGGGGCTGGTCACCTTCAACAGAAGAGAGCAGGGCTGCATTCAGTGCGTTTTTACGTTCTGGAACGTTTGAACAGACACGCTGCTGTACTTAACAATCTATTGAAAAACGGGGAGGGTtgtgggttggggaacgctggccACTGCCCTTTAAATACGTCACTCATTGCTTCGAGCCTCACCTCGCCACACCCACCAAACGGGCGCAAACGTTCCTCAAAGTCTGTTCAAGAACGTAAAAGAGCGTTTTAGGGAAATGTGTCGTTCAGTACAAACCGTTCCGCAACGTAGCAAATGTCCAGGCGAACTGAACGCACCCCAGGTGTTTCTAAGACTGTTCGTCTCTACTGTCTGACAGAGGTAACTAGCGGTGGTAGAAAAGGACAGAAGGAGCAAAGTGGGGGCTATAaaaggagggaagaaagagacgGCATTGGTGAGAAGATTTCTTTTAaaggagcgagaggaaaaataGGATGATGCAATACAAGAAGAGTAGGAGTGTGATAAGAGGAAGTGAGAGTGAGAAACAGGAAGACAGAAAGATGGGAAGATGAAGGTCGataaaagagaggaaggaggggtaaACTTACATTGGATCTGCTCATGCACCACCAGGGCAAAGTGATCTGTCTCCAGGATACGGGACAGCTTACCCAGGTTATCTGTCAGTCGCACCTGAGGACGACACATGACAATTAGGAAACCCTACTCAATGATGACCTTTTTGTTTGAAAGCTATTTGTTTAGGAGGTTACGGTTGAGTCGAATTATAAGAGCATATAGGTGAGGTAACTGACCTGTTTAAATTGTTTGTAAAGCACCTTGGCGACAGGGTCAGAGGCCTTGACCTTCCCAGCCAGTACTGAAGACAACATATTGCCCAGGGTAACCATCCCTAGGATCACGCTACACAGACAAAGATAGAGAGGATATGGTCATTATTATTATGACAACTGAAACATTTGGCACATGGCCTCTATGGCAACCAGGTAACTAGGGTAACCAGGTAAAATCGTACCCTGACTCATCAACGACGGGTGCCTGGTCGAAGGCCTTCTCCTTGAGGATCTTGATGGTCTTCTTGATGTTGACTGAAGGCAGCACAGTGAGGGGGGAAAATAGGTTCAGACCCTGCAGACTCAGGTTCCACCACCAGGGTTTGGACACCATCAGGTTTTCTGGGGTTAGGAAGCCCTTATCACACATCCAGTTATCACTCAGGAACTTAGACCTGGGGGGGTAGGGGTTAGAACTGGGTTAGAACTGGGTTAGAATTGGTCCTACTAAAGTTAAATCCCTGGTATCCCATAAAAAACCTTAGCAATTCTCCTTCTCCCCAAACTTAACTCCCCCACATTATCCTTTTCGCCTCAACCTCCCTcctcttccactcatccccctcttctctccctctctagttgCTTACATGTAGTTGCGGATGGAGTCAGGCAGGATGACGACACAGCGCTGGCCCTCCTTCAGCTCTGTGGCCATTCTAACTGCTGCAGCCATGGCCGTACCTGAACTACCTCCTacacttacagacagacagagagagagagagagagagagagagagagagagagagagagagagagagagagagagagagagagagagagagagagagacagacagacagacagacagagagacaccaagagagagagagagagtgagagagagagagacagagagagacaccaagagagagagagagagagagagagagagagagagagaccaagagagagagagagagagagagagagagagagagagagagagacaccaagagagagagagagagagagagagagagagagacaccaagagagagagagagagagagagacaccaagagagagagagagacagagagagagacagagagacaccaagagagagagagagagagagagacagagagagacaccaagagagagagaccgagacagagagacagagagagacaccaagagagagagagagagagagagagagagagagagagagagagagagagagagagagagagagagagagagagagagagagagagagagagagagagagagagctagaccatacagtactacacagagacacacactattAGAGAATTATGATTTTTGGGAGcaccagtcagtgtgtgtgacaTCAACCTACCGCAGAGAAGCCCCTCCTCCCTGATCAGCATGCGTGACATGGCAAAAGACTCATCGTCATTGGACTTATACCACCTGTCAACTACCTGCAAAAGAGAGAAACATTCATATGCATTCTACCATAGCACTCAgatacaacatacagtatgtatagatGGTGAGTCATTTAACTTCCACAATTTGAACACACTTGAGTTTGAGCtgtcatactgtatattattgtaGATCTTACTGTATCCAGAATAGTAAACCCGGCGCTACCACAGTTTCACACACAGCTCATCTCAGGAGGTCACTGTCACACACTCACAGATCTGTCTAGTACAGTAGGGATGAAGTCGTATCCGATGCCCTCCACCTCGTACTGGGTCTTATCTGTTTTGTTCAGCTCCTCTGGCTCAGCCAGTATAGAACCCTCAGGGTCCACACCCACGATCtacacaacacagaacaacaaTGTTAACTAACCATTACATCAATGGGCCAAAATAACACGGTAATAAATACATCACACACAAAGGTAACGCAAAGGCAAGTGAGGCAACTGTTTGATCTTTACTTTATCAATTTGAGATACATGTTATGGCTTTATTTATCAGTGGCAGGATTAATATTATTTTAGGATCCAACTTCATGGCTTAGCGCAATAcgttacactacatgaccaaaagtatgtggacacctgcttgtcgaacatctcattccaaaatgatgcccattaatatggagttggttccccctttgctgctataacagcctccacacttctgggaagcctttccactagatgttgggacaatgttgcagggacttgcttccattcagccagaagagtattagtgaggtcaggcactgatgttgggcgattagttCCAAGTTCCAATTAATGCCAAAGGTGATtgttggggttgaggtcagggctctgtgcaggccagtcaagttcttccacactgatctcgacattacaattctgtatggacctcgctttgtgcgcgggggcattgtcatgctgaaactggaAAAGGCGTccgcaaactgttgccacaaagttggaagcacagaatcgtctagaatgttagTGTATGCTGTAGCTTTAGGGGCCTAgcatgaaccatgaaaaacagcctcagaccattattcctcctccaccaaactttacagttggcactatgcattggggcaggtagcgttctcctggcatctgccaaacccagattcgtctgtcagactgccagatggtgtagcatgattcatcactccagttgatgcttggcattgcacatggtgatcttaggcttgtgtgcggctgcttggccatggaaaaccatttaattaagctcctgacgaacagttcttgtgcggACGTtagtggtcctgttctgtgagcttgtgtggcttaccacttcaCGTCTGAGCCTGTCACGatttccgccgaagttggctcccctgcctgttcgggtggtgctcggcggtcgtcgtcaccgtcctactagccgctaccgatccctttttcgtttgtctgttggttttgtcttattagtttcacctgtgtgtattttagtttaattagcttccctatatgtagtagtttgacccgcccttgttttgtgcgggattgtctttTGTTACGTGTGTACATATTAAGTTGTGGTGTATTTTATTTTCTATACTGGACACCCTGTGATTTTGGGGTTGTCTGGTATAGTGTCCTGCGCCCTGTATTGTATTGGGCTTATCAGTTTGGTGTGCAATAGTAAAGCACTTTactccattactctctctctgcgtctgattCCTGCACACACACCTAGTCCCGCGTGACAGAGCCGTTGATGCTCCTAGATGTTTTgccttcacaataacagcagttacagttgaccggggcagctctagcaggccagaaatttgacgaactgacttgttggaaaagtggcgtCCTTtggcggtgccacgttgaaagtcactgagctctttagtaaagccattctactgccaatgtttgtctatggagattacatggctgtgtggtcgattttatacacctgtcagcaacgggtgtggctgaaatacccTATGGGTCTTAAATTGATGTTGTTGCCTTAAACGTTCAGCTAAATGAATTTGGAATTGTCTCTCCAAGACAAAGAACACGAGGCAGGGCAATAACATGTCAGATTGCCTTCTTATAGATCTTGAGCATTGTGTTTGTGACTCAGTGCACTACCTTGATGTTGGGGCATCTCTCCTTCAGCTTGCGGGCGATGCCAGTGATGGTGCCACCGGTGCCAGCTCCTGCCACCAACATGTCCACCTTACCTGcaagagcagagtggcgcagaaAGATTTGTCTATCAGCACAGTAGTACGAAAAGGGTATTCTTCACTCAATTTCTctatcgcacacacacacataccatcaCACTGCTCCAGGATCTCCTCGGCAGTGGTGTCGTAGTGGGCCAGGGGGTTGCTAGGGTTACGGTACTGGTCCAGGATATGAGAGTTGGGAATCTCATTCTTCAGACGCCAGGCCACGCCTATGTGGGATTCCGGCGAATGAAAGCGGGCAGCGGTTGGGGTACGCACGATCTCCGCCCCCAAGGCTCTAAGCACATCCACCTGAGGAACACAAGACCAGATTACAGTTAATTCCATAACAAATGCCTACGcaatgacacacagacacagacacaaacacacagcagccTCACCTTCTCCATGCTCATCTTCTCAGGCATGACGATGATGCAGCGATAGCCTTTAACTGCAGAGGCCAGGGCCAGACCAATACctgcagcacagagagagagagacagagacagagagagagagagacagagagagagagagagagacagagagagagagagagagagagagagagagacagagagacagagagacagagagagagagagagagagagagagacagagagagagagagagagagagagagagagagagagagagagagagagagagagagagagaaatacttgCAGGTCATGTCAGCGGTACAGACCATACTGCACAACTCAGGGCTGCAGTAGATCCTAATGTCAAAGGTAGGCTGGGAGGTCTCAGTGATCACACCAGGCAAAACTCATTTTAAAcgcacacacacgtgtacacacacttGTACAGGCATactcacacacaaaaaacacaaacaaaaatCCTTTAACTGGGGTGTAATCTTTCTGCTGTGAGTCACATAGCCAGTTCCACAGAGAGGGCcttgtcggtctctctctctctcatgcataCCTGTGTTGCCAGAGGTGGGCTCGATGATGGTGTCTCCTGGTTTGAGGATCCCATTTCTCTCTGCATCCTCCACCATCCTTAGACTGATACGGTCCTTCACACTGCCCCCTGCGTTAAAGAACTCACACTTggccactacacacacacacacacacacacacacacacacacacacacacacacacacacacacacacacacacacacacacacacacacacacacacacacacacacacacacacacacacacacacacgtgtgaggAAATGTTGAATTATGAATATGTACTGCGCTGGCTCATATTATCGTTTACTTAAGCGTAACAACATATGGGCAAAACAAACCAATTTAGAAAACACTTAAGATCTTTTAATAACACAGAAAAGACTCAAACTAAAATCCCACTATGTACAAGTTAACTATAAAGCCAATAAAAAACACAAGGGATTACATTAGAAGTTGCCACAGGCATGGGAGGGGGGGATCATGGGAAGAGACTGAGCCCCCATGAGCCGATTTGGAAAATGGGGGGGGGTCGTCCAAAGGTCCGCACACATACCACACCCACTCTCCCTTTCACACGTACACAAGTACAATAGCCGATTGGCACAGATTCCAAACTGccccacatctactatagacagCCAAAAAGTACATCTGAATCACGTGAAAATCCATGGAAGTACCATGGAAACAGGCCTCTTTGTCCCACTAAGCCATGTGAATCAACCAGAGATGGACTCTAAACAATCAGGCCCATAAAAAACACTCACTGGCGAGAGGGGAAAGATTTAGACCGGCACTATTATTAAGTCTAGTATTATCGTACTTTACCGGTCATTGGTCAACTGTACCAATCAATCAGAGAAAAAACAAGGATCTGTCTGAGCTAGTCGCCGGGCAGAATAACTGGTCTTTAACAAAAACAACAGATGCTACTATGTAATGACGGGAACATTTCCCTCAGAATCGACCTCCTGACTTCCCAAGACTTCCCAAGCCTTGTGACTGTCACAATCCTGCCTAGTGGCACCTGATACAAGAGCTTGCccctctcctgccacccctcccACCCCACCTTGCTACAGTGGCCCTAAGGTCACCTATTCCCACACAGCAGAGGGTCTTTCAGGTGACCATACCCTCCTCCACTCAGAGTGGACTAACCTACGTCAGACAAGACTTCTATCATACAGTGAAGCCTAGTGGACTGTAATGTCAGGAAAGGAGGCTATGTGATACCCTTACATTTACTTTGAAGTAATGACAGTATAACAAAGGGTTCACAGCTAAACTGTACTACAGGAGGAGTCTAGAGAGCCTCCTCTACCTCGCTCTTGCACACTTCTTTGGTCAATTATTTAATTCTCCCTCACTTCTATtttatccctctgtctttatttctttctccatctccttctccctctctccattcctcctaaCCCtcgctccttcctctctctcgatCCCTCCCTCTTTGTCATGTCCTCTACTACTGGATTTATGGATTCATGCTTTAAAACATATAACTGCTCTCTTGAAGACAGCTGATCGCCCACAATGTGTAAATCAAACACACTTGCAcagtttttttttggggggggggacagaAAATGTGAGTTAAAAATGACACAGCCTGATAAGTTACTGTATTTCCATCATGTTGACACAAACAAGGAAGTGCAAATACAGACATTGCCTTTATCTGGTTGTCTTCTGGCTAGTGTCAATATGCTTAGTGGGTGCCGTgctgtgtgtgttgactgtgtgtcATGCCTTCaaggttgactgtgtgtgtcataacatgactgtgtgtgtatgtgtaaataCTCACAGAGTTCACACTTAAGGCCGAAGGCTTTGGGGATCTTGTTCATGCGGACCAGAGGTGTGTCTCCGATCTTCCCGAGGATGTTGGGTAGAATGCTGGGAGCTTCAGTCCTGAGAGGCGGGTATGGGATGGAGACTCAGAGACTCAATATACACAGAGAAAACATGGATCATTCCCAAATAGACAAGGAGACAAGGCaacaaaaacaaatcaaattgtatttgtcaaatgctcTGCAAACATGGGTATATTTGATCCAAAGTACACTATATAAaaaaaggtatgtggacaccacttcaaattagtggattcggctatttcagccacacctgtcgctgacaggtgtatcaaattGAGCActctgccatgcaatctccatcaacaaacactggcagtagaatggccttactgaagagctcagtgactttcaacgtggcaacgtcataggatgccacctttccaacaagttagtttgtCAAACTTCTGGTGTGCTatagctgccccggtcaactgtaagtgctgttatttcgAAGACTGGGAGCAACAACGGcaaagtggtaagccacacaagctcacagaacaggaccactaACGACAGCACAAGAACTgctcgtcgggagcttcatgaaatggttttccatggccgagcagccgcacacaagcctaagatcaccatgagcaatgccaagcgtcggttgGAGTGGTATAAAgattgccgccattggactctagagcagtggaaacgcgttctctggagtgatgaatcacgcttcaccatctggcagtctgacagatgaatctgggtttgttGGATGTCAGGAGAAACGCTACCTGcatgaatgcatagtgccaactgtaaagtttggtggaggaggaataatagtctggggctgtttttcattgttcgggccccttagttctagtgaaaggaaatcttaacggTACGGCATACAATTATATTcttgacgattctgtgcttctaactttgtggcaacaggttggggaaggccctttcctgtttcagcatgacaatgccctcgtgcacaaagcgaggttcatacagaaatgttttgtcgagatcggtgtggaagaacttgactggcctgcacagagccctgacctcaacaccatcgaacacctttgggatgaattggaacgccgactgcaagccaggcctaatctccctacatcagtacccaacctcactaatggtgttgtggctgaatggaagcaagtccctgcagcaat from Oncorhynchus keta strain PuntledgeMale-10-30-2019 chromosome 7, Oket_V2, whole genome shotgun sequence includes the following:
- the LOC118386170 gene encoding cystathionine beta-synthase-like gives rise to the protein MSSVFSSTDSVGAEPSVCPNAAKLSNAQANEVAAILKGGSKVNGEAMLNGHKLSMNGSAQVNEDSAGHKAQNGSVHVNGHEGENGLEKAAAGVEERLWIRPDLPSKCTWKLGGSSVESPHCHSELTEAPSILPNILGKIGDTPLVRMNKIPKAFGLKCELLAKCEFFNAGGSVKDRISLRMVEDAERNGILKPGDTIIEPTSGNTGIGLALASAVKGYRCIIVMPEKMSMEKVDVLRALGAEIVRTPTAARFHSPESHIGVAWRLKNEIPNSHILDQYRNPSNPLAHYDTTAEEILEQCDGKVDMLVAGAGTGGTITGIARKLKERCPNIKIVGVDPEGSILAEPEELNKTDKTQYEVEGIGYDFIPTVLDRSVVDRWYKSNDDESFAMSRMLIREEGLLCGGSSGTAMAAAVRMATELKEGQRCVVILPDSIRNYMSKFLSDNWMCDKGFLTPENLMVSKPWWWNLSLQGLNLFSPLTVLPSVNIKKTIKILKEKAFDQAPVVDESGVILGMVTLGNMLSSVLAGKVKASDPVAKVLYKQFKQVRLTDNLGKLSRILETDHFALVVHEQIQYMEDGSPCLRQMVFGVVTAIDILNYITTRERTLSECSLTD